In the Phaseolus vulgaris cultivar G19833 chromosome 7, P. vulgaris v2.0, whole genome shotgun sequence genome, one interval contains:
- the LOC137829992 gene encoding DEAD-box ATP-dependent RNA helicase 16-like, with protein MAETKLKESIGEEEEIKEAEDQSFEELGVDARLLRALHKKGIAKPTPIQGVAIPLILEGKDVVARAKTGSGKTLAYLLPLLQKLFTVRADRKKLAPNAFVLVPTRELSQQVYAEVLSLVELCKVKLKVVQLNSNMLANDLRAALAGPPDILISTPTCVAKCLSGGILKAESISESLETLVLDEADLLLSYGYEKDIKAFTPHVPRSCQCLLMSATSSADVDKLKKLILHNPFILTLPEVGNNKEEIIPKNVQQFWISCSASDKLLYILAVLKLGLVQKKVLIFTNTIDMSFRLKLFLEKFGIRSAVLNPELPQNSRLHILEEFNAGLFDYLIATDLSQSKEKDELSKESNAVSRKSRKRAKLDSEFGVVRGIDFKNVFTVINFEMPHSVEGYVHRIGRTGRAYNSGASVSLVSPDEMYTLEEIRSFVGDDENKGTSSIAEFPLLTKNAVESLRYRTEDVAKSVTRIAVRESRAQDLRNEILNSEKLKAHFETNPRDLDLLKHDKILSKNAPPPHLRDVPDYLLDKPTKEAREMVKLARDAMGNNNNRRKGPKRKLKKDGDPLKALASKRLHKVRKTGGSDGNNSSDRHKRKKNKGI; from the exons ATGGCGGAAACCAAGTTGAAAGAAAGCATTGGCGAAGAAGAAGAGATAAAAGAAGCAGAGGACCAAAGCTTCGAAGAGCTCGGCGTGGACGCTCGTCTCCTTCGCGCCTTACACAAGAAAGGGATTGCGAAACCCACTCCAATTCAGGGCGTCGCCATTCCACTCATTCTG GAAGGCAAGGACGTGGTTGCACGCGCCAAAACAGGTTCCGGAAAGACCTTAGCATATCTTCTCCCGTTGCTTCAGAAACTTTTTACCGTTAGGGCTGATCGGAAGAAGTTGGCGCCCAATGCTTTTGTTCTTGTCCCTACTCGCGAACTCAGTCAACAG GTGTATGCGGAAGTGTTGTCGCTGGTTGAGTTATGCAAAGTTAAACTAAAAGTTGTGCAGCTGAATAGCAACATGCTAGCCAATGACTTG CGGGCAGCATTGGCTGGACCTCCTGATATTTTGATCTCCACTCCTACTTGTGTAGCGAAGTGTTTGTCCGGTGGCATACTTAAGGCGGAATCCATTAGCGAATCACTTGAAACTCTTGTTCTTGATGAG GCAGATCTTCTACTGTCATATGGGTATGAAAAGGATATAAAAGCTTTTACACCTCATGTTCCCAGAAGTTGCCAGTGTCTTCTTATGTCTGCAACATCAAG TGCAGATGTTGACAAACTAAAGAAGTTGATTCTGCACAACCCATTTATTTTGACTTTGCCTGAAGTGGGAAATAACAAGGAAGAGATCATTCCTAAAAATGTTCAGCAGTTCTGG ATTTCATGTTCTGCCAGTGATAAGTTACTTTACATCCTTGCTGTGTTGAAGTTGGGGTTGGTCCAAAAGAAAGTTCTGATATTCACTAATACCATAGACATGAGTTTCAGATTGAAACTATTCTTGGAAAAG TTTGGGATCAGATCTGCTGTTTTAAATCCTGAGTTGCCTCAGAATTCCCGTCTCCATATTCTGGAG GAATTCAATGCGGGCCTGTTTGATTATCTAATTGCAACAGATCTTAGTCAGtcaaaggaaaaagatgaaCTGTCTAAGGAAAGTAATGCTGTATCACGGAAGTCTAGAAAACGTGCTAAATTAGATTCTGAATTCGGAGTTGTAAGGGGAATTGACTTTAAAAATGTATTCACG GTTATAAACTTTGAAATGCCTCATAGTGTTGAGGGATATGTACATCGAATTGGACGTACAGGTAGAGCGTACAATTCTGGTGCTTCTGTCTCTCTG GTTTCTCCAGATGAGATGTATACTTTAGAAGAAATAAGATCTTTTGTTGGGGATGATGAAAACAAAGGCACAAGTTCTATTGCTGAGTTTCCCCTCCTCACCAAGAATGCTGTTGAATCTTTACGGTATAGGACAGAG GATGTTGCCAAGAGTGTAACTAGAATTGCCGTCCGAGAGTCACGAGCCCAAGATTTGAGGAATGAAATTTTGAACTCTGAAAA GTTGAAAGCCCATTTTGAGACTAATCCAAGAGACCTAG ATCTACTGAAGCATGACAAAATTTTGAGCAAGAATGCCCCACCTCCGCACCTACGTGATGTGCCTGACTACCTATTAGACAAACCAACGAAAGAGGCAAGGGAAATGGTTAAACTTGCAAGGGATGCAATGGGAAATAATAATAATCGCCGCAAAGGACCcaagagaaaattaaaaaaagatggAGACCCTTTGAAGGCTTTG GCATCAAAAAGACTGCACAAAGTTAGGAAGACTGGTGGAAGCGATGGCAACAATAGCAGTGATAGACATAAACGCAAAAAGAATAAGGGTATTTAA